A section of the Salmo trutta chromosome 4, fSalTru1.1, whole genome shotgun sequence genome encodes:
- the LOC115191421 gene encoding tripartite motif-containing protein 16-like: protein MAENQELFCCSICLDLLKDPVTTACGHSYCRSCIEDCWDQDVLKGVYSCPQCRETFTPRPNLRKNNMLAEMVEKLKKTGLQAAPPPALCYAGPGDVVCDFCTGTRKQKALMSCLLCLASYCETHLQPHYEFPAFKKHKLVKATAQLQEKICSHHDKLLEVYCRTDQQCICLLCVMDEHKGHDTVSAAAERTEKRRQLGMSQQKVQQRFQEREKELKELQQAVESLKRSAQSAVEDSDQIFTELIRSIERRSSEVKELIRAQEKAQVSQAEGLLEQLKQEIAELRKRSTELEQLSHTEDHIHFLQSYQSLSSISVSSDLPSIVVRPLQHFGDVSKTVSELREKLEDFLKGEWTKISTTVNIVEVVLPPDPKTRDQLLQYSCQLRLDPNTANTHLSLSEGNRKVTYTDQVQPYPDHPDRFTNTYQVLCREGLSGRCYWEVEWTGEWVYTAVSYKDISRTGSGEAFGHHNKSWRLLCCSGGYCFKHNNVVTKVSGPQSTRVGVYLDHKAGTLSFYSVSDTMTLLHREQTTFTQPLYPGFSLNGTAELVKL, encoded by the exons ATGGCAGAGAATCAGGAACTGTTCTGTTGCTCCatctgtctggatctactgaaggatCCGGTGACTACTgcctgtggacacagttactgtagaAGCTGTATTGAGGactgctgggatcaggatgttctgaaaggggtctatagctgtcctcagtgcagagagaccttcactccaaggcctaatctgaggaaaaataacatgttggctgagatggtggagaaactgaagaagacaggactccaggctgctccccctcctgctctgtgctatgctggacctggagatgtggtgtgtgatttctgcactgggaccagaaagcagaaagccctcatgtcctgtctgctgtgtctggcctcttactgtgagactcacctccaacCTCACTATGAATTTCCTGCTTTcaagaagcacaagctggtcaaagccaccgcacaactacaggagaaaatctgctctcatcatgacaaactgctggaggtttactgtcgtaccgatcagcagtgtatctgtctgctttgtgtgatggatgaacataaaggccatgatacagtgtcagctgccgcagagaggactgagaaacgg aggcagctggggatgagtcagcagaaggtccagcagagattccaggagagagagaaggagctgaaggagctccaacaggctgtggagtctctcaag cgctctgcacagtcagcagtggaggacagtgatcagatctttactgagctgatccgctccattgagagaaggagctctgaggtgaaggagctgatcagagcccaagagaaggctcaagtgagtcaagctgaaggactcctggagcaactgaagcaggagatagctgagctgaggaagagaagcactgagctggagcagctctcacacacagaggatcacatccatttcctccag agttatcagtctctctccagtatcagtgtatcttcagacttacccagcatcgttgtccgtcctcttcagcactttggagatgtgagtaagactgtgtctgaactgagagagaaactagaagacttccttaaaggagaatggaccaagatctccactacag tgaatatagtggaGGTTGTGCTGCCTCCAGATCCCAAGACCAGAGACcagttgttacaat attcctgtcagctcagactggacccaaacacagcaaacacacacctctctctgtctgaagggaacagaaaggtgacctatACAGACCAAGTCCaaccatatcctgaccatccagacagattcaccaacacctaccaggttctgtgtagagagggtctgtctggacgctgttactgggaggtggagtggaCTGGGGAGTGGGTTTAtacagcagtctcatataaagacatcagcagaaCAGGGTCAGGTGAGGCATTTGGACACCATAACAAGTCCTGGAGATTACTGTGCTGTAGTGGTGGTTATTGTttcaaacacaataatgttgtgactaaagtatcaggccctcagtccaccagagtaggagtgtacctggatcacaaggcaggtactctgtccttctacagtgtctctgacacaatgaccctcctccacagagaACAGACTacattcactcagcccctctatcctgggtttagTCTCAATGGtactgctgagctggttaaactgtag